The following proteins are co-located in the Dyadobacter chenwenxiniae genome:
- a CDS encoding DKNYY domain-containing protein: MKYIFVTLLLIIIIWVCSKFVGCSFKKGVFKPGLITPTGYHVRDHRVYYYGGLMNASITELAEVDASSFEVVRLDYDMPGRVSESNFARDKEHVYWKGHIIPGADPASFEAYNSLRGRDKNYIYDRVRAFSDDPDHYKHLIGDLYLDTKHIYRGTVMISDEPQNLKFTVRADSNSMTYLADSKGVFASNGMRMEGVDALTFKPLPGVYCADQNHVYVFDNLVLKTIEGADPASFKLLGGQYAIDENRAYWHYTAISDSDSDSFKRINDMYAKDSKRAYFREKPISGSDPQTFNALPGQVSCSYDKNHVYSGSKIIPNVNPDDLPKDKKCKFCNEERIVFDE; this comes from the coding sequence ATGAAATACATTTTCGTAACCCTGTTGTTGATTATCATCATTTGGGTTTGTTCAAAGTTTGTTGGCTGTTCTTTTAAAAAGGGCGTCTTCAAGCCTGGCCTCATAACGCCGACGGGCTATCATGTCAGAGATCACAGGGTTTATTATTATGGTGGATTGATGAACGCTTCTATCACGGAACTGGCAGAGGTTGACGCGTCGTCTTTTGAAGTGGTACGCCTGGACTATGATATGCCTGGAAGAGTAAGTGAATCAAATTTCGCACGGGACAAAGAACATGTATACTGGAAGGGCCACATTATTCCCGGTGCCGATCCTGCTTCATTTGAGGCTTATAATTCGCTAAGAGGCAGGGACAAAAATTATATATATGATAGGGTTCGAGCGTTTTCAGATGATCCGGATCACTACAAACATTTGATTGGGGACTTGTACTTAGACACAAAACACATTTACCGCGGGACGGTAATGATCTCCGATGAGCCTCAAAACCTTAAATTTACAGTGCGTGCAGATTCTAATTCGATGACCTATTTAGCGGATAGTAAAGGTGTTTTTGCCAGTAATGGAATGCGCATGGAAGGGGTGGATGCATTAACTTTCAAGCCGTTGCCAGGTGTATATTGTGCAGATCAAAATCATGTTTATGTGTTTGATAACCTCGTGTTAAAGACGATTGAAGGTGCTGATCCTGCCAGTTTCAAATTGCTTGGTGGACAATACGCTATTGATGAAAATCGTGCTTACTGGCATTATACTGCAATTTCTGATTCAGATTCAGATAGTTTTAAACGAATAAACGATATGTATGCCAAAGACAGCAAACGTGCATATTTCAGAGAAAAGCCCATATCTGGTTCTGATCCGCAAACTTTCAATGCCTTACCTGGTCAAGTGAGTTGCTCGTACGATAAAAACCACGTGTATTCAGGAAGTAAAATTATTCCAAATGTTAATCCAGACGATTTGCCAAAGGACAAAAAATGCAAATTTTGTAATGAGGAGCGAATCGTTTTTGACGAATAA
- a CDS encoding family 10 glycosylhydrolase, with product MKKLAALFWIIFFTTPLFAQKTPVGELWWKRNNLRVIQMNLPSYEAATINADSIVADLVTYSANTLLINAGGIMAFYPTKLDFHYINPFMQERVLGDVIKKCHQNNIKVIVRFDFSRVHESIYKAHPDWCYISPKGERIINTDMYVVSINAPYVQEKAFKIIEEVIDMFPIDGIFLNMPGYQVNNPYEGKYHGIDQNEFDKKAFSKYSNGKVLPTEENKGDTLYQKYLDFKKHTVEDWSERLHKLVKSRNEQIAICTYSDKFVDIIRHESQSMTTLPYWPYTASDNVANAVNSFPDHIISNASIQQISFQSRYNAVEPQEVQIRLYENIANGSGLDLSMMGDMRGYEDERNYEVIKKVYAFHKKHEQYFGKYKSLAKIAVIAPGAWPNGEPMQEYRGIQLMLREAHIPFDIIEDGQIGNLAGKVKGYKLIILPEITYLKPEAIQVLKDASKGGTNLIATNRTMFDSPESLQELFGAKIEKKDNDGVGNYLVPDNRSIFKSFPGQKMLFWKFNLGLYDLSGADQKLLPVLSKGRPGPPEIIGGHEPTGYYALGIKNHEKSKALIFPVNLGRIYYMHGYQEHKNLLLDAINHVLPEASQDIQTNAPQRIEVILKQFVKNNVSNKEKVKSDGLILHLVNLTGFSGNTYFEPLPVYNLNFKIKSEKKPARIFSLSSGKPISFTYRNAFINFEISKLDGFDGIVMEYQP from the coding sequence ATGAAAAAACTTGCGGCGCTTTTTTGGATAATATTTTTCACAACTCCTCTTTTTGCTCAAAAAACGCCGGTCGGCGAGCTTTGGTGGAAGCGTAACAATCTGCGCGTGATACAAATGAACCTGCCGTCCTACGAAGCCGCGACGATAAACGCTGATTCGATCGTTGCAGACTTGGTAACTTATTCCGCTAACACATTGCTTATCAATGCAGGCGGCATCATGGCTTTCTATCCTACCAAGCTGGATTTTCATTATATCAATCCTTTTATGCAGGAACGCGTGCTGGGGGATGTGATCAAAAAATGCCATCAGAACAACATTAAGGTCATCGTCCGCTTCGATTTCAGCCGCGTACACGAAAGCATCTATAAAGCGCATCCCGACTGGTGTTACATTTCTCCCAAGGGGGAACGGATCATCAACACAGACATGTATGTAGTGTCCATTAATGCGCCATATGTACAGGAAAAGGCATTTAAGATCATCGAAGAGGTCATTGATATGTTTCCGATCGACGGAATTTTCCTGAATATGCCGGGTTATCAGGTCAATAATCCCTATGAAGGAAAATATCATGGAATTGATCAAAATGAATTTGACAAGAAGGCGTTTTCCAAATATTCAAATGGGAAAGTGCTCCCTACGGAAGAAAATAAGGGGGACACGCTTTACCAAAAATATCTCGACTTCAAAAAACACACCGTTGAAGATTGGTCAGAGCGGCTGCATAAGTTGGTAAAATCCAGAAATGAACAGATTGCCATCTGCACATACTCGGACAAATTCGTCGACATTATCCGGCATGAATCGCAAAGTATGACCACCCTGCCCTATTGGCCTTACACTGCTTCTGATAATGTGGCTAATGCGGTGAACTCTTTCCCGGATCACATTATCAGCAACGCCAGCATTCAGCAGATTTCTTTTCAATCGCGTTATAATGCGGTTGAACCTCAGGAAGTTCAAATCCGGCTTTATGAAAATATTGCCAATGGTTCGGGCCTCGATCTCAGCATGATGGGCGATATGCGGGGATATGAAGATGAGCGCAATTATGAGGTGATTAAGAAGGTTTATGCTTTCCATAAGAAGCATGAGCAATATTTTGGCAAATATAAATCGCTTGCTAAAATCGCGGTCATAGCACCCGGAGCTTGGCCCAATGGCGAGCCGATGCAAGAATATCGCGGAATCCAGCTTATGCTTCGCGAAGCACACATTCCTTTTGACATCATAGAAGACGGCCAGATCGGGAATCTGGCCGGGAAAGTGAAAGGTTACAAACTGATCATTCTTCCCGAAATCACCTATTTGAAACCCGAAGCCATTCAAGTGCTGAAAGATGCCAGTAAAGGAGGCACAAACCTCATCGCCACAAACCGTACCATGTTTGATAGTCCGGAGAGTTTACAGGAATTATTTGGGGCAAAAATTGAGAAAAAAGACAACGATGGGGTTGGAAATTACCTTGTTCCTGATAACAGAAGCATTTTTAAAAGTTTTCCGGGTCAGAAAATGCTGTTCTGGAAATTCAATCTGGGGCTCTATGACCTTTCCGGAGCAGATCAGAAGTTACTTCCGGTTTTGTCCAAAGGCCGCCCCGGCCCGCCAGAAATTATCGGAGGTCATGAACCCACTGGTTATTATGCCTTGGGAATCAAAAATCATGAAAAAAGCAAAGCACTTATTTTTCCTGTCAATCTCGGCAGGATCTATTATATGCACGGTTATCAGGAGCACAAGAATTTGCTTTTGGACGCAATTAATCATGTTCTGCCGGAGGCCAGCCAAGACATTCAAACCAATGCGCCGCAAAGAATTGAAGTTATTTTAAAGCAATTTGTGAAGAATAACGTCAGTAATAAAGAGAAGGTGAAAAGCGATGGTCTGATCCTGCATTTGGTCAATTTAACCGGGTTTAGCGGCAATACTTACTTTGAGCCGTTGCCGGTTTACAATCTGAATTTCAAGATCAAGTCAGAGAAAAAACCGGCGAGAATATTCTCATTAAGCAGCGGCAAACCGATCAGTTTTACATACCGTAATGCATTCATTAACTTTGAAATAAGCAAATTGGACGGATTTGACGGCATTGTGATGGAATATCAACCTTAG